In Paenibacillus xylanilyticus, the genomic window CCTGGTGATTCCTTCTATGCCGGAACTCCTGAACTGAACCGGATGCGTATCAACTTCACGCATACAGACCCTGAGCAGCTTCCTGAAGCCGTTGAGCGTATGGACCGAGCTATTCAGCGCTGGCATGCTGCTGTACAATCCGATACGGCGGTTACACTGTAATAAACTGTCATTAACTGTACTATGACTAGTATCCAGTCAGAACTTAATACGTAAAAAAATAAGGCGGCAGATCCGAGGATATCGGGTTCTGTCGCCTTATTGATGTTTGTTTTAATTTTTAGAAGAGAAGTACAATTAAAGGTAAGTAAATCGTTCAATACATGTTGTTGCAGTTTGGAAAGCTTACCGTAAGCCGGGTTCTGTGCTCTTCGTGGTTCAAACGGGAACTACCCTCCCACCACAAGCGACAATCATCTATCTAGGCCATACATTGCTGCACAGCTCAAGCGACCAACCTAGACACACCTCGGGCTAAGGCTGCCTCCTCCGAAGAGTCGGCTGTGTCCCATTAGGTCTTGCTCCAGATGGGGTTTACCAGGAACGAAGTCACCAGCGTTCCTCGGGGTCTCTTACACCTCGGTTCCATCCTTGCCTGTACCGGAAAATCCGGCCATCGGCGGTCCATTTCTGTGGCACTATCCTTCAACTCGCGCTGACTGGACGTTATCCAGCATCCTGCCCTGTGGAGCCCGGACTTTCCTCTCGTGGCAACAAGGCCACCAGCGATTGTCTGTCAAGCTTTCCGAACAACATTACATAGTATACAGGCATTTGAGTTTACAAACAAGCTTAATATTACTGGAAACGGATGATCCCACTTAACTACATAAACTGGAATACTTCCGTATTGACCTCCGAAGCCGTCACTTGGGTCTCATAACGCTTGTCTGTCAATCGCAAACGCAGCCAGTCCGCTGTTTTGGACTTCATGATCTTCTCGGCATTATGACCCGCATCTATGATGCACATGCCAGCCATCAGCGCATCATGAGCGGTATGATAATCAATATCTCCCGTTACGATGACATCGGCCCCTTTGAAACGAGCTGTCAGCGTATAACGGCTTCCCGAACCGCCAAGGACTGCCGCTTTTTTGATCTGCCGGTTCAGATCCCCTACGACACGAACGTATGGCACGTTTAATTGGGCCTTCACGACCTCTACCAGTTCACCCAGTGTCTTTGGTTCCTTGAGGGGTCCAAGACGCCCCAGACCGAGTGTACGGCCTTTTAAATCCATGGCATACAGGTCATAGGCCACTTCTTCATAAGGGTGAGCCTTCAGCATGGCCTGTACCACTTTGCTCCGCAGGCTCTGCGGTACAATGGTCTCAATACGCATCTCTTCCACTCGCTCCAGCTGGCCCTGTGTACCAATAAAAGGCTGTGTCCCTTCTCCTGGTACAAAGGTTCCTGTTCCTTCGGTATTGAAGCTGCATTTGCTGTATTGGCCGATACTTCCGGCTCCAGCTTCCAGAATGGCCTGAAGCACCTGTTCATGATGCGTGCGCGGGACGAATACAGCCAGCTTGTACAGATGGTCTGTATGTACATCTTCCAGCGACTCTTTGCTCTCAATGCCGATCGCTTCAGCCATCCAATCATTCATGCCGCCTTCGGCCACGTCCAGATTGGTGTGACTGATATATACGGCAATATCATGCTTAATCAGCTTCTCATACAATTTACCCATCGGTGTATCCGTATTGAATGATTTTACCGGCCGGAAAATAATAGCATGGTGAGCAATAATGAGATTGGCACCGATTCGAATAGCTTCCTCTACAACTTCATCAGTCACATCAAGAGCAATAAGAACGTGATTTATCTCTTTTTGCAGACTGCCCAGCTGCAGTCCGATCCGGTCATCGGGTACAGCCAGATGTTTGGGAGCCAGCTGCTCCATCAATTGAATTACAGTTTGACCTTTGGCAAACATTCGAGTACCTCCTTCAGGTTTGCAATCAGACGTTCCACCTCGGCAGCCTTTTCACGCGAAGAGTCCTGGTCCGATTTTGAGATGGACTGCACAACACCCTTCAGCTTAACGATCTCACTTTCCCATTTTGCAAAGAATACGTCTGTGGGTCTGTCCACCAGATATGGACCCATACGCAGCAATAGATCTTGCGTCAGAACGACTCCGCCTTCAAGCGGGCGGGCGAGGTACACTTCCTCATTCGCAATTGGACTGGTTGCCTGCGGCATGGCTGTAATAATCTCATAGATCTTGCCATCTTCCTCAAGCAATCGTTCTGCCACAACCACCCATTGATGATCCAGCAGCCAGCGTCTGAGGATATCCTCACCCACATTAGGTTGAAGGATAAGCATCTTCACTTCTTCCAGTTTGGATAGGCCGCGGTCCAGTATGGAAGCAATTAATGCTCCACCCATTCCCGCAATCGTAATGACATCTACCTCGCCTGCAGAGACGACTTCCAGTCCGTCTCCACGACGAACGGTAATTTTTTCCTGCAGCCCTGCATCACTTACCTGTTTGCGCGCGGCCTCGTAGGGTCCCGGGTTAACTTCTCCTGCCACAGCACTTGCAGCCTTCCCACTGCGAACGGCAGCTACCGGCAGCAATGCATGATCAGAGCCTATATCGGCTAGACGGCTGCCCTCGGGAATTTGATCATGTATTTGTTGTAATCGATTCGAAAGTTTCATGAAGCACCTGCACATTCATTTAATTTATTGATTTGCATTGGACAACGAAAAGCGATAAAATGAAATCCAATCAAACATTTCAAGGATTAATTACCAAAACCAAGCAATTAAGACATTGGATTTAAAAATAAAGGAGACCTCGCCGCCGCCTAAGCGGCTTGCGAAAAGTCTCCCGTGGTTCTGTTATTCGAGGAAATCCTTAAGCCGTTTGCTGCGGCTTGGGTGGCGCAGTTTACGAAGAGCCTTAGCTTCGATCTGACGAATACGCTCACGCGTAACTCCAAAGACCTTGCCCACTTCTTCCAGCGTTCTCGTCCGTCCATCGTCCAGACCAAAACGAAGGC contains:
- a CDS encoding Nif3-like dinuclear metal center hexameric protein; the encoded protein is MFAKGQTVIQLMEQLAPKHLAVPDDRIGLQLGSLQKEINHVLIALDVTDEVVEEAIRIGANLIIAHHAIIFRPVKSFNTDTPMGKLYEKLIKHDIAVYISHTNLDVAEGGMNDWMAEAIGIESKESLEDVHTDHLYKLAVFVPRTHHEQVLQAILEAGAGSIGQYSKCSFNTEGTGTFVPGEGTQPFIGTQGQLERVEEMRIETIVPQSLRSKVVQAMLKAHPYEEVAYDLYAMDLKGRTLGLGRLGPLKEPKTLGELVEVVKAQLNVPYVRVVGDLNRQIKKAAVLGGSGSRYTLTARFKGADVIVTGDIDYHTAHDALMAGMCIIDAGHNAEKIMKSKTADWLRLRLTDKRYETQVTASEVNTEVFQFM
- a CDS encoding tRNA (adenine(22)-N(1))-methyltransferase, with amino-acid sequence MKLSNRLQQIHDQIPEGSRLADIGSDHALLPVAAVRSGKAASAVAGEVNPGPYEAARKQVSDAGLQEKITVRRGDGLEVVSAGEVDVITIAGMGGALIASILDRGLSKLEEVKMLILQPNVGEDILRRWLLDHQWVVVAERLLEEDGKIYEIITAMPQATSPIANEEVYLARPLEGGVVLTQDLLLRMGPYLVDRPTDVFFAKWESEIVKLKGVVQSISKSDQDSSREKAAEVERLIANLKEVLECLPKVKL